A single genomic interval of Staphylococcus hyicus harbors:
- a CDS encoding YaiI/YqxD family protein has product MRILIDGDACPVVSSIVELTAETGIFVYIFRSYAHYSHQHYPPHVQLKYIDGGRDAVDFAIIKAMQTDDLIVTQDYGLASIALQKSKYVMHHSGYLYTNENIEQLLTQRFYSQQERRKSRKHPKGPKPFTDAQRHHFEVALQRIIKTD; this is encoded by the coding sequence ATGCGTATTTTGATTGATGGAGATGCTTGTCCTGTAGTAAGTTCTATTGTTGAACTTACTGCAGAGACAGGCATTTTTGTATATATATTTCGTAGTTACGCGCATTATTCACACCAACATTATCCCCCTCATGTGCAACTCAAGTATATTGATGGTGGTCGCGATGCCGTTGATTTTGCTATCATAAAAGCGATGCAAACGGATGACCTTATCGTCACTCAAGATTATGGACTTGCGAGTATCGCACTTCAAAAGTCAAAATATGTGATGCATCATTCAGGGTATCTATACACTAATGAGAATATCGAGCAGTTATTAACACAACGGTTTTATAGTCAACAAGAAAGGCGTAAGTCGCGCAAACATCCAAAAGGCCCAAAACCTTTTACTGATGCTCAACGTCATCATTTTGAAGTGGCACTTCAACGTATTATTAAGACAGATTGA
- a CDS encoding LOG family protein — MKRVAVFCGASKGHNEVYAKDAYQLGKFLAEQQIELVYGAGAIGIMGAIQQGVLDHGGHVIGIMPRFLDEREITSQHLTELIHVESMHERKQKMSELADAFILAPGGAGSLEEFFEIYTWAQIGLHQKPIGIFNTNQFYQPLVSLIQHMIKEGFIDAKYQHLAQVYDEPQALIDSLNHFKPLTTRTYD, encoded by the coding sequence ATTAAACGTGTAGCAGTATTTTGTGGCGCTAGTAAAGGTCACAATGAGGTTTATGCGAAAGACGCATATCAACTCGGAAAATTTTTAGCGGAGCAACAAATTGAACTTGTATACGGTGCTGGCGCAATTGGTATCATGGGTGCCATACAGCAAGGGGTTCTCGATCACGGTGGTCATGTCATTGGCATTATGCCTCGTTTTTTAGATGAACGTGAAATCACCAGTCAACATTTAACTGAACTTATCCATGTAGAATCTATGCATGAACGTAAACAAAAAATGTCAGAGCTTGCAGACGCATTCATACTCGCGCCAGGTGGTGCAGGCTCTTTAGAAGAATTTTTTGAAATTTATACATGGGCACAAATTGGATTGCATCAAAAGCCTATAGGCATATTTAATACAAATCAATTCTATCAACCGCTTGTATCGTTAATACAACATATGATTAAAGAAGGGTTTATAGATGCCAAATATCAACACCTCGCTCAAGTATACGATGAGCCTCAAGCATTAATTGACAGTTTAAATCATTTCAAACCACTGACGACCAGAACGTATGATTAA
- a CDS encoding GNAT family N-acetyltransferase, with protein MSVYIETERLILRDWEEKDLLPLQQMNANRQVRRYFTSLLSYQRSKLDFDAMQRALKKYGVGLFAVELKATHQWIGFIGLNYIAKDSHYTFKELPFYEIGWRLLPEVWNNGLAQEGAKAVLNYVESMNLGPIYAIAAKKNIPSIRVMENIGMTFVDFFDKPELSQYHELKENVRYVWNPQKSA; from the coding sequence ATGTCTGTTTATATTGAAACGGAACGCCTTATTTTAAGGGATTGGGAAGAGAAAGATTTATTGCCATTACAACAAATGAATGCAAACCGGCAAGTGAGACGCTATTTTACAAGTCTATTGAGCTATCAACGCTCAAAACTAGATTTCGATGCAATGCAGCGTGCGCTAAAAAAGTATGGTGTAGGATTATTTGCAGTGGAATTAAAAGCAACGCATCAATGGATTGGTTTTATTGGATTGAATTACATTGCTAAAGATAGCCATTATACATTTAAGGAACTACCATTTTATGAAATTGGTTGGCGTTTACTCCCTGAAGTGTGGAATAATGGTTTAGCACAAGAAGGCGCAAAAGCAGTATTAAATTACGTTGAATCTATGAACTTAGGTCCCATTTATGCAATTGCAGCTAAAAAGAACATCCCTTCTATTCGTGTGATGGAGAACATTGGAATGACATTTGTAGATTTTTTCGATAAACCTGAGCTTAGTCAATATCACGAATTAAAAGAAAATGTGCGCTATGTGTGGAATCCTCAAAAAAGTGCCTAA
- a CDS encoding SA0632 family lipoprotein: protein MKRVLGALIASAILLTGCGSSEKDKLQNEIKSLEQEQKKLEDENKKLKDQSKKLDDQVKQVEEDIKKPESSSKEKDKKDSKHEKKDKASSQTEKATQEKSTDMKHDKAKEKATDESKHAKE, encoded by the coding sequence ATGAAAAGAGTACTTGGTGCGTTAATAGCTAGTGCAATCCTTTTAACTGGATGTGGTTCAAGTGAAAAGGACAAACTTCAGAATGAAATCAAATCTTTAGAACAAGAACAAAAAAAATTAGAAGATGAGAATAAAAAATTAAAAGATCAAAGTAAAAAGCTAGATGATCAAGTGAAACAAGTGGAAGAGGATATTAAGAAACCTGAATCGTCTTCAAAAGAAAAGGATAAAAAAGATTCTAAACATGAAAAAAAAGACAAAGCGTCTTCACAAACTGAAAAAGCTACGCAAGAGAAGTCTACCGACATGAAACATGATAAAGCGAAAGAAAAGGCAACAGATGAATCAAAACATGCTAAAGAATAA
- a CDS encoding GNAT family N-acetyltransferase — MKNITYTDVDAIRQIANFHTEMLQDDPMAQKGKTAMMCALYEEMIQRRLKYEQEYICVVSEQTQIHAYIWGHFDAPSKTVTIESLYVSEEYRHKGIATTLKRNVERWAKSLRAQQVIGTVLASNTAMLTLNEKLGYRVQKVIMQKELNSD, encoded by the coding sequence ATGAAAAACATAACATATACGGATGTAGATGCCATCCGTCAAATTGCCAATTTTCATACTGAAATGCTTCAAGACGACCCTATGGCTCAAAAAGGTAAAACGGCAATGATGTGCGCTTTATATGAAGAGATGATTCAACGCCGCTTAAAATATGAGCAAGAGTATATATGTGTTGTATCCGAACAAACACAAATCCATGCCTATATTTGGGGGCATTTTGACGCACCATCAAAAACAGTAACAATTGAATCGCTATATGTTTCAGAGGAATATCGACATAAAGGGATTGCCACTACACTTAAAAGAAACGTTGAAAGATGGGCAAAGTCGTTAAGAGCGCAACAGGTCATTGGCACTGTGTTAGCTTCAAATACTGCGATGCTGACATTAAATGAAAAATTAGGGTATCGTGTACAAAAAGTGATAATGCAAAAAGAGTTGAATAGTGACTAA
- a CDS encoding DUF1129 family protein, whose translation MKSVEQLTRDNNVKSLRLNNTDRQIFESYMTYVRADMRVNAYESEKMLQHILDHLLKAEDKGTHAMDFFNHDPKSHAIHTIKTLPNHTIINIFKTILRHLILLLGVFCFLKGFLGFFINDTRLYLYTFPITFIIGLFVLFLFIWACYKMVQLQAFSYSRFSWFFGYIVIIALFITLFLLFFFPQNFLQWGPYINIGNWTFILISFVVIPIGLFINDRQGKKKKTQTASWRYKKT comes from the coding sequence ATGAAGTCTGTTGAACAACTTACACGTGATAATAACGTAAAGTCATTACGCTTAAATAACACGGATCGCCAAATTTTTGAAAGCTATATGACTTATGTACGTGCAGATATGCGTGTAAATGCTTATGAATCTGAAAAAATGCTCCAGCATATTTTAGACCATTTATTAAAAGCAGAAGATAAAGGGACACATGCGATGGATTTCTTTAACCACGACCCTAAATCACATGCCATACACACAATTAAAACATTACCCAATCATACGATAATCAATATTTTCAAAACGATTCTTAGACATTTAATATTATTACTCGGTGTGTTTTGCTTTTTGAAAGGGTTTCTTGGATTTTTTATAAATGATACTCGCTTGTACTTATATACGTTTCCAATTACTTTTATCATTGGCTTGTTTGTATTATTTTTATTTATATGGGCATGTTATAAAATGGTTCAACTCCAAGCATTTAGTTACTCAAGATTCTCATGGTTTTTTGGTTACATCGTAATTATTGCTCTTTTTATCACTTTATTTCTACTGTTCTTTTTCCCTCAAAACTTTTTACAATGGGGACCTTATATCAATATTGGAAATTGGACATTTATCTTAATTTCATTTGTAGTTATCCCGATCGGCTTATTCATCAATGATAGACAAGGTAAAAAGAAAAAAACACAAACCGCATCATGGCGGTATAAAAAAACGTAG
- a CDS encoding DUF456 domain-containing protein: protein MTLLFWLLIVICFAVALMSLIKPIIPGVLFLWIGFLIYQFGINQSNLSWIFWSAMIGLTLFIFISDLLMNRYFVNRFGGSKKGEWAALIGVIIGSFILPPFGILIVPFLLVFGVEMMEHRERDRAFKASFGSLVAFFSSTLMQAFVMVMMILWFFVDILIFRS from the coding sequence ATGACACTACTATTTTGGTTGTTAATTGTAATATGTTTTGCGGTCGCGTTAATGAGTTTAATTAAGCCAATTATACCGGGCGTACTCTTTTTATGGATTGGATTTTTAATTTATCAATTTGGCATAAACCAAAGTAACTTATCTTGGATTTTTTGGAGCGCGATGATCGGGCTAACGTTATTTATTTTTATTTCGGATTTGTTGATGAATCGTTACTTTGTTAACCGTTTTGGAGGTAGTAAAAAAGGAGAGTGGGCCGCATTAATTGGTGTTATAATTGGTTCATTTATTTTGCCGCCTTTTGGGATTTTAATCGTCCCTTTTCTTTTAGTATTTGGAGTTGAAATGATGGAACATCGTGAACGAGACCGCGCATTTAAAGCGAGTTTTGGTTCACTTGTCGCATTTTTTTCTAGTACATTAATGCAAGCCTTTGTTATGGTGATGATGATACTATGGTTTTTTGTAGATATTTTAATTTTTCGTTCATAA
- a CDS encoding sugar efflux transporter — protein MFRELLQIKNYKLFVANMMLIGMGIAVTVPFFVLFATNKLGMTTNQFGLLLALAAICQFSMNTIVARFSDTHAINRKLIIICALLMGAISFALPFFIENIPLFILLYAIFQGLFAPAMPQLYASARESINQSTSSSRAVFANSVLRSMFSFGFLFGPLVGNILNQSWGYDGLFGGTVAIIVVTLILQIFFFKETKVAQPIRGSHTLEQNAPSMFTHTYLIIPFLAFILLHIGQWMYTLNMPLFVTQYLHEDEKYVGHLASLCAGLEVPFMIILGMVASKIETRTLLAIAAVCGALFFGSIGIFNSVHMMLIGQVFLAAFLAVLLGIGISYFQDILPQFPGYASTLFANAMVIGQLLGNLLGGAMSQWVGLGNVFYVSALSLAMGFLFILLTKAKIKPNAQ, from the coding sequence ATGTTTCGAGAATTACTTCAAATAAAAAACTATAAACTATTTGTTGCAAATATGATGTTAATTGGAATGGGAATTGCCGTAACGGTACCCTTTTTTGTATTATTTGCTACAAATAAACTTGGAATGACGACAAATCAATTTGGCTTGTTGCTAGCACTTGCTGCGATATGTCAATTTTCAATGAATACAATTGTTGCACGTTTTTCAGATACGCACGCCATCAATAGAAAACTTATTATTATATGTGCCTTATTGATGGGTGCGATTAGCTTTGCATTACCATTTTTTATAGAGAACATTCCTTTGTTTATTCTTTTATATGCGATTTTTCAAGGTTTATTTGCACCTGCAATGCCACAATTATATGCTTCTGCAAGAGAATCTATTAACCAATCCACATCAAGTAGTCGCGCTGTCTTTGCAAATTCAGTTTTAAGATCTATGTTTTCATTCGGATTTTTATTTGGTCCTTTAGTAGGTAATATTTTGAATCAATCATGGGGTTATGATGGGTTGTTTGGTGGTACAGTAGCGATTATTGTAGTCACATTAATTTTACAAATCTTTTTCTTTAAAGAAACAAAAGTTGCCCAACCCATTAGAGGTAGTCACACTTTAGAACAAAATGCACCTTCTATGTTCACACACACATATTTAATTATTCCTTTCTTAGCGTTTATATTGCTTCATATTGGACAATGGATGTACACGTTAAATATGCCATTATTTGTTACACAGTATCTTCATGAAGATGAAAAATATGTTGGTCATTTAGCAAGCCTTTGTGCCGGACTTGAAGTCCCATTTATGATTATATTAGGGATGGTAGCGAGTAAAATTGAAACGCGAACATTGCTTGCGATTGCTGCTGTATGCGGTGCACTCTTTTTTGGAAGTATCGGCATTTTCAACAGTGTACATATGATGTTGATAGGACAAGTTTTCTTAGCCGCATTTTTGGCAGTGTTACTCGGCATTGGTATCAGTTATTTCCAAGATATTTTACCCCAATTTCCTGGGTATGCGTCTACATTATTTGCAAATGCTATGGTGATTGGCCAATTATTAGGAAATTTACTTGGTGGCGCGATGAGTCAATGGGTTGGACTTGGCAATGTCTTTTATGTTTCAGCATTGTCACTTGCCATGGGTTTTCTATTCATCCTACTAACTAAAGCGAAAATCAAACCAAACGCACAATAG
- a CDS encoding LysR family transcriptional regulator yields the protein MKIDDYRLLITLDETRTLRKAAERLYISQPAVTQRLKSIERHFGVEIFIRTKKQLITTIEGAMVIEHAKMMLKRERLFQDKIKAHIGSVSGTLSIGCSSLVGQTVLPEVLSRYTNEFPNVEIQLQVGSSEHIKAHHNDYHIMIVRGNQLLNLHNDHLMDDQHYFIYPKNKESELQKLPFIEFQADPVYINQIKTWYHHHLSQDYHARIKVDQVATCKALLLSGVGVTILPEIMVKDLDENEFELVKVDIEEESLIRSTYLSYDVSMLQLPQVSSFINILKDQVAASSTI from the coding sequence ATGAAAATAGATGATTATCGGTTATTAATTACTTTAGATGAAACGAGAACGTTAAGAAAAGCCGCAGAACGTTTATATATTTCACAGCCTGCGGTGACACAACGCCTCAAATCCATTGAGCGTCATTTTGGTGTTGAAATTTTTATACGTACGAAAAAACAATTGATTACGACGATTGAAGGGGCTATGGTAATTGAGCATGCTAAAATGATGCTCAAACGAGAGCGGCTCTTTCAAGATAAAATCAAAGCACATATTGGTTCTGTAAGTGGTACGTTATCTATTGGTTGTTCATCTCTTGTAGGGCAGACGGTCTTACCAGAAGTGTTATCACGATATACGAACGAATTTCCAAATGTTGAAATCCAACTTCAAGTCGGCTCTAGTGAACACATTAAAGCCCATCATAATGACTACCACATAATGATTGTACGAGGTAATCAGTTACTCAATTTACACAATGATCATTTAATGGATGATCAACATTATTTCATTTATCCGAAAAATAAAGAATCCGAACTTCAAAAGTTACCGTTTATTGAATTTCAAGCAGATCCTGTATACATTAATCAAATTAAAACATGGTATCACCATCACTTGTCACAAGATTATCATGCACGTATTAAAGTTGATCAAGTTGCGACATGTAAAGCGTTGTTATTAAGTGGCGTCGGTGTAACTATTTTGCCTGAAATTATGGTGAAAGATTTAGATGAAAATGAGTTTGAACTCGTGAAAGTGGATATTGAAGAAGAATCACTAATTCGCTCAACATACTTAAGTTATGATGTAAGTATGTTGCAACTGCCTCAAGTGAGCTCGTTTATTAACATTTTAAAAGATCAAGTGGCAGCGTCATCAACAATTTAA
- a CDS encoding DUF402 domain-containing protein encodes MTVKVKYIDKRHWRRLIDRDYIEVKVNNNKFKGIIGLITMNKVKEPLEVTVVGKRMIVADNHFQWLQILPDKKRYSITVMFNDKGEPLQYYFDINLKNITQKGKARTVDLCLDVLVLPNGKYELVDQDDLERALKTKQITQKQYHEAYVIAHQLMIQIDEDFESIHDKVMYCYRKINHKYQKTERSTQL; translated from the coding sequence GTGACCGTGAAAGTAAAGTATATTGATAAACGTCACTGGCGTCGCCTCATAGATCGGGATTATATCGAAGTCAAAGTAAATAATAATAAATTTAAAGGTATTATCGGCTTGATAACGATGAATAAGGTGAAAGAACCTTTGGAGGTGACTGTTGTTGGAAAACGAATGATTGTGGCAGACAATCATTTTCAGTGGCTGCAAATTTTACCCGATAAGAAACGATACAGTATAACTGTCATGTTTAACGATAAAGGGGAGCCATTACAATATTACTTTGACATCAATTTGAAAAATATTACTCAAAAGGGGAAAGCGCGTACAGTAGATTTATGTTTAGATGTACTCGTATTACCGAATGGGAAATATGAACTTGTAGATCAAGATGATTTAGAACGGGCACTTAAAACGAAACAGATTACGCAAAAACAGTACCATGAAGCCTATGTTATTGCACATCAACTGATGATACAAATCGATGAAGATTTTGAGAGTATTCACGATAAAGTAATGTATTGTTACAGAAAAATCAATCATAAATACCAAAAAACAGAAAGAAGTACGCAGCTATAA
- a CDS encoding YebC/PmpR family DNA-binding transcriptional regulator codes for MGRKWNNIKEKKAQKDKNTSRIYAKFGKEIYVAAKSGEPDPESNQALKLVLERAKTYSVPNHIIDRAIDKAKGGGDENFDALRYEGFGPSGAMVIVDALTNNVNRTASDVRAAFGKNGGNMGVSGSVAYMFDHTATFAFEGYDADTVLEHLMEADVDVRDVIEEGTLTIVYAEPDQFGVVQNALKDMGVQTFEVAEFEMLPQTEVQLSTEDQETFEKLIDVLEDLEDVQHVFHNVEL; via the coding sequence ATGGGACGTAAATGGAACAACATTAAAGAGAAAAAGGCACAAAAAGATAAAAACACAAGCCGTATTTATGCAAAATTTGGTAAAGAAATTTATGTTGCGGCAAAATCCGGTGAACCTGATCCTGAATCGAATCAAGCTCTAAAACTTGTGCTAGAGCGTGCAAAAACATATTCAGTACCCAATCATATTATTGACCGTGCTATAGATAAAGCTAAAGGCGGTGGCGATGAAAACTTTGACGCGTTACGCTATGAAGGATTCGGGCCAAGTGGTGCCATGGTCATCGTTGATGCGTTAACGAATAATGTTAACCGTACGGCTTCAGATGTGCGTGCTGCATTCGGTAAAAATGGCGGTAACATGGGTGTATCAGGATCCGTAGCGTATATGTTTGATCATACAGCGACATTTGCATTTGAAGGATATGATGCAGATACGGTTTTAGAACACTTAATGGAAGCGGATGTTGATGTACGTGATGTGATTGAAGAAGGTACTTTAACCATCGTATATGCAGAACCAGATCAGTTTGGTGTTGTCCAAAATGCATTAAAAGATATGGGTGTGCAAACGTTTGAAGTTGCTGAATTTGAAATGTTACCTCAAACAGAAGTACAACTTTCAACAGAGGACCAAGAAACATTCGAAAAGCTTATCGATGTGTTAGAAGATTTGGAAGACGTCCAACATGTTTTCCATAACGTTGAATTATAA
- a CDS encoding HesA/MoeB/ThiF family protein — protein MSRYDRQEKFHAFGSASQRRLERLHVLIVGVGALGSGIAEQLTRSGIGKLTILDKDIVSLSNLHRQSGYLETDALDVRPKVYALKERLTAMNSHVNVDALNMELTSNNVEALLLKHQPDIILDGLDRYEPRYLLNEACHKFNFPYIYSAVVGSQVSVCPIDRHGPCLNCLMPDIPDTMERCSQYGVLPPAVHIASSLVVSEVFYYVMHGQFSYKMKAFDIYKNTFKTLDIGNLKEETCEVCQKAYYQRLMAPPQSISSFCGEVIQIRLTTDDFNRRLSPDVTILHENENVKRLAYQHNTMTFFQDGRLLIYGDCKLKDAHEVARHIFFSS, from the coding sequence ATGTCACGATATGATCGACAAGAAAAATTTCATGCATTCGGTTCTGCAAGTCAACGTAGGTTAGAACGATTGCACGTGTTAATCGTTGGGGTAGGCGCGCTTGGTAGTGGTATTGCAGAGCAACTTACAAGAAGTGGTATTGGAAAGTTAACCATACTAGATAAAGATATAGTGAGTTTGTCAAATTTACATCGTCAAAGTGGCTACCTTGAAACAGATGCGTTGGACGTTCGTCCTAAAGTCTATGCATTAAAAGAACGTTTAACGGCGATGAACAGTCATGTTAACGTTGATGCTTTGAATATGGAGTTAACATCTAATAATGTTGAAGCATTATTACTTAAGCATCAACCAGATATTATTTTAGATGGATTAGATCGATATGAACCAAGATACCTTCTTAATGAAGCTTGTCATAAATTCAATTTTCCTTATATCTATAGTGCGGTAGTAGGGAGTCAAGTGAGTGTATGTCCTATTGATCGTCATGGGCCGTGCTTAAATTGCTTGATGCCTGACATACCTGATACGATGGAAAGATGTTCTCAGTATGGTGTCTTACCACCTGCCGTTCATATTGCAAGTAGTCTCGTTGTTTCAGAAGTGTTCTATTATGTTATGCATGGCCAGTTTTCATATAAAATGAAAGCTTTTGATATTTATAAAAATACATTTAAAACTTTGGATATTGGCAATTTAAAAGAAGAAACTTGTGAGGTTTGTCAAAAAGCCTATTATCAAAGATTGATGGCGCCTCCTCAATCTATATCTTCTTTTTGTGGAGAGGTTATTCAAATACGTCTTACAACGGATGACTTTAATCGACGATTGTCACCAGACGTCACGATTCTTCATGAAAATGAAAATGTTAAACGTTTAGCGTATCAGCATAATACAATGACGTTTTTTCAAGATGGTCGTTTATTAATTTATGGGGATTGCAAGTTAAAAGATGCACATGAAGTGGCGCGTCATATTTTCTTTTCATCTTAA
- a CDS encoding thiazole synthase has protein sequence MLKIAHFSFDSRLFLGTGKFESVAVQKKAIEASETNVLTFAVRRMNLNDSTSPHSLADVNLEAFITFPNTAGATNAEEAVRIAEIAREAGVCDMIKVEVIGDNETLLPDPFETYRACELLLEKGYIVCPYISDDVVLARRLEELGVHALMPLASPIGTGRGLSNPLNLRYIIENSNVPVIVDAGVGSAKDCAEAMELGADAILLNSAISGAKDPVKMALAMKKGIEAGRLSYEAGRIPIRYNAVRSSPTEGLGFL, from the coding sequence ATGTTAAAAATTGCACATTTTTCATTTGATTCAAGGTTGTTTTTAGGAACAGGGAAATTCGAGAGCGTAGCAGTTCAAAAGAAAGCCATTGAGGCATCAGAAACAAATGTTTTAACATTTGCGGTGCGCCGGATGAATTTAAATGATAGCACTTCGCCGCATTCACTTGCGGATGTGAATCTCGAAGCATTTATTACTTTTCCAAATACTGCAGGAGCGACAAACGCAGAAGAAGCAGTACGTATCGCTGAAATTGCAAGAGAAGCTGGTGTTTGTGACATGATTAAAGTTGAAGTGATTGGTGACAATGAGACGTTGTTACCGGATCCTTTTGAAACCTATCGCGCATGCGAACTACTATTAGAAAAAGGGTATATTGTATGTCCATATATTTCAGATGATGTCGTATTAGCTCGGCGTTTAGAGGAATTGGGCGTTCATGCATTAATGCCTCTAGCATCTCCAATTGGTACGGGCAGAGGTTTAAGTAATCCGTTAAATCTGCGATATATTATCGAAAATAGTAATGTTCCTGTTATTGTAGATGCGGGTGTAGGATCTGCTAAAGACTGTGCAGAAGCTATGGAATTAGGTGCAGATGCCATTTTATTAAACTCAGCAATTTCTGGCGCGAAAGATCCAGTAAAAATGGCATTAGCAATGAAAAAAGGGATTGAAGCAGGGCGTTTGAGTTATGAAGCAGGGCGCATTCCCATTCGTTATAATGCTGTACGGTCTAGTCCTACTGAAGGATTGGGTTTTCTTTAA
- the thiS gene encoding sulfur carrier protein ThiS, producing the protein MSLNINGDAFEIDRLMTIAELIECLEIEGKRIAIELNGQVIKRSLWPTYTLSDNDQIEILEFVGGG; encoded by the coding sequence ATGAGTTTAAATATTAACGGAGATGCCTTTGAAATAGATAGGCTTATGACGATTGCAGAATTGATTGAATGCTTAGAAATCGAAGGTAAACGTATTGCAATCGAACTTAATGGACAAGTAATTAAACGGTCATTATGGCCCACGTATACATTGTCAGATAATGATCAAATTGAAATTTTAGAATTTGTAGGAGGGGGATAA
- a CDS encoding thiamine phosphate synthase yields MLIVITPFEILNKNHHERLLRMAPYIEGVLLRTPMPEKDLIGWIEHVIAQGFPKEKLIIHSNTTLAQTLNVKRIHFREFQIPNDFSPLGWHVSMSVHSEKAIHYAIKRGVAWGLYGHLFQSDSKPGLSPRTKKEVVNALHTPLPLVAVGGIDSTTVVNVPHHFIGIAMIRAAFHQDLSHIINIANQWLTRRR; encoded by the coding sequence ATGTTGATTGTGATTACCCCCTTTGAAATATTGAATAAAAACCACCACGAGCGTTTACTACGTATGGCGCCCTATATCGAAGGCGTGTTATTACGGACACCGATGCCTGAAAAAGATTTGATAGGATGGATTGAACATGTAATCGCACAGGGTTTCCCAAAAGAAAAACTCATTATTCATTCAAATACGACGTTGGCACAAACTTTAAATGTCAAACGGATTCATTTTCGAGAATTTCAAATTCCTAATGATTTTTCACCTTTAGGTTGGCATGTGAGTATGTCTGTTCATTCTGAAAAAGCTATTCACTATGCAATAAAGAGAGGTGTAGCATGGGGATTATATGGACATTTATTCCAGTCTGATTCAAAACCAGGTCTTAGTCCAAGAACGAAAAAAGAAGTAGTCAATGCGCTACATACACCGTTACCTCTTGTAGCAGTGGGGGGGATTGATTCAACGACGGTGGTCAATGTCCCACACCATTTTATTGGAATTGCAATGATACGTGCAGCGTTTCATCAAGATTTATCGCATATCATAAATATCGCAAATCAATGGTTAACACGAAGGAGGTGA
- a CDS encoding Bax inhibitor-1/YccA family protein yields the protein MSVHTHQSNVKKYPFQYGEVWLFFMYYWVVFGISAYFGQFLPFTWRQPLSIALLILILLTMVVQRERFSGLMMSHIYTIVSGLLSYAMFTVALKDLGPDIFFKTILLAIVGFIIFGLIGFFLIKDASSLGNYLFVVFLALIVASLVGWFIHNPIYHTFLSVVGLLLFLLYTLYDFNRMKRGAYTPREMGFNLFLNLFRMMRYVLNLARYIRR from the coding sequence ATGTCAGTGCACACACATCAATCGAACGTAAAAAAATATCCGTTTCAATACGGTGAAGTGTGGTTGTTTTTTATGTATTATTGGGTGGTGTTTGGAATATCTGCGTATTTTGGACAGTTCTTACCATTTACATGGCGACAACCTTTATCTATCGCACTGTTAATACTTATTCTACTTACAATGGTAGTGCAACGGGAACGGTTTAGTGGTCTAATGATGTCACACATTTACACTATTGTATCTGGGCTGTTATCTTATGCGATGTTTACAGTTGCGTTAAAGGACCTAGGGCCAGACATCTTCTTTAAAACAATCCTATTAGCAATCGTTGGTTTTATCATTTTTGGCTTGATAGGCTTCTTTTTAATTAAAGATGCGTCAAGTTTAGGTAACTATTTATTCGTTGTGTTTTTAGCGTTAATTGTTGCAAGTTTAGTTGGTTGGTTCATTCATAATCCTATTTATCATACGTTCTTATCTGTAGTAGGATTGTTGCTTTTTTTACTTTATACATTGTATGATTTTAATAGAATGAAAAGAGGTGCTTATACACCTCGAGAAATGGGTTTCAATTTATTCCTAAATCTCTTTAGAATGATGCGTTACGTGTTGAACTTGGCACGTTACATACGTCGATAA